In Aminobacterium sp. MB27-C1, a single genomic region encodes these proteins:
- a CDS encoding alanine--glyoxylate aminotransferase family protein yields MLKTPKLVMIPGPTPVTRSIQDQMGRETVAFGDSSFVQDYKEVLADLKELWKCSGEVFVIAGSGTLAMEMAIANITKRGDSVLICSNGFFGDRFIDMCQRKGLDVELLSAPWGTSVTAEDVEKKLAEKKYDVVTVTHVETSTGVMAPIEAIGKVVKAHGALYVVDGVAASAGAEEYVDPMGIDVLLTCSQKAFGVAPGLAILWASTKAVEKRRSLETIPESYADFEKWLPVMHDPSKYWGTPAVNLVWALKESVRIIKEEGIAERYARHLRQADLFDGALETLGFNVAAEKAFRAPTLSVYLYPEGSAVDDATFRKILAEEGAQTAGCLGDFAGKGFRMGHMGNVDKHILVSAIAAVERTAMRCGMDIEPGKGLAVLQKGLVEEH; encoded by the coding sequence ATGCTTAAAACCCCTAAGTTAGTAATGATTCCAGGTCCCACTCCCGTAACCCGTTCCATCCAAGATCAAATGGGCAGAGAGACAGTAGCTTTTGGTGACTCATCCTTTGTTCAGGATTACAAAGAAGTTTTGGCTGATTTGAAAGAACTCTGGAAGTGTAGTGGCGAAGTTTTCGTTATTGCAGGTTCAGGAACATTAGCTATGGAGATGGCCATAGCTAATATTACCAAACGAGGCGATAGTGTTCTCATTTGTTCCAATGGTTTTTTCGGAGATCGTTTTATTGATATGTGCCAGAGAAAGGGGCTTGATGTCGAACTTCTTTCTGCCCCATGGGGTACATCTGTTACAGCTGAAGATGTGGAAAAAAAGCTTGCCGAAAAAAAATACGATGTGGTTACAGTGACTCACGTGGAAACGTCTACTGGCGTTATGGCTCCCATCGAAGCTATTGGAAAAGTTGTTAAAGCCCACGGAGCTCTTTATGTTGTCGATGGTGTTGCTGCATCTGCAGGGGCAGAAGAATATGTTGATCCAATGGGAATTGACGTTCTTCTTACATGTTCACAAAAAGCTTTTGGAGTTGCCCCTGGCCTTGCAATCCTTTGGGCAAGTACCAAAGCAGTGGAAAAAAGACGTTCTCTTGAGACAATCCCCGAGTCATACGCAGACTTTGAAAAATGGCTTCCGGTAATGCATGATCCCTCTAAATATTGGGGAACTCCCGCTGTTAATCTCGTATGGGCACTTAAAGAATCTGTACGAATCATAAAGGAAGAAGGAATTGCTGAACGCTATGCACGCCATCTTCGCCAGGCCGATCTCTTTGATGGAGCTCTTGAGACGTTAGGTTTTAACGTAGCCGCAGAGAAAGCATTCCGTGCGCCGACCCTTTCAGTTTACCTTTACCCAGAAGGAAGCGCTGTTGATGACGCCACATTTAGAAAAATATTGGCTGAAGAAGGAGCGCAGACAGCTGGTTGTCTTGGAGATTTTGCAGGAAAGGGTTTTAGAATGGGGCATATGGGCAATGTTGATAAACATATTCTAGTTTCTGCTATTGCCGCAGTAGAGCGAACGGCTATGCGTTGCGGAATGGATATTGAACCAGGGAAAGGATTGGCTGTCTTGCAAAAAGGATTGGTGGAAGAACATTAA
- a CDS encoding DNA-binding protein: MLTENIVTVAGTLHHVQGKKILQNRLGEYVTFALKQETPWDDGSTRRDFLLMRAYQPELRKWVLSRKEGTTVRVEGDVRSSLGSGEMYVLVRAIEEI, from the coding sequence ATGCTGACGGAGAACATCGTTACGGTGGCCGGGACTCTGCATCACGTCCAGGGTAAAAAGATTCTTCAAAATAGGTTGGGTGAGTATGTGACCTTTGCACTAAAGCAAGAAACCCCTTGGGACGATGGGAGTACCCGGCGCGATTTTCTACTTATGCGGGCGTATCAACCGGAACTGAGAAAATGGGTTCTGAGCCGTAAGGAGGGCACGACTGTACGAGTAGAAGGAGATGTTCGTTCGTCACTTGGCAGCGGAGAGATGTATGTTCTTGTTCGGGCGATAGAAGAAATTTAA
- a CDS encoding dihydrodipicolinate synthase family protein: protein MFEPRGIFAPVATTFNDLGNIDLQKYKENTVKFSKTGLAGLVILGSNGEFVMLDMGEKVSLVETARKALPSSMRVIAGTGCESVRDTIELTRRCADVGANAALVITPHFFKKDMNSQTLENFFIAIADASPIPIMLYNMPGNAGVNIPHL, encoded by the coding sequence ATGTTTGAACCACGAGGTATTTTTGCTCCAGTAGCGACGACTTTTAACGACTTAGGTAACATTGATCTTCAGAAATATAAAGAGAATACTGTGAAATTTAGTAAAACAGGTCTGGCCGGTCTGGTTATTCTCGGAAGTAATGGCGAATTTGTTATGCTTGATATGGGAGAGAAAGTCTCCTTGGTTGAAACGGCGAGAAAAGCCCTTCCTTCCTCAATGAGAGTTATTGCGGGAACAGGATGTGAGTCTGTTCGAGATACTATAGAACTTACCAGGCGATGTGCAGATGTAGGGGCAAATGCTGCCCTTGTAATAACGCCTCACTTTTTTAAAAAAGATATGAATTCTCAGACACTTGAAAATTTCTTTATTGCTATAGCTGATGCCTCTCCTATCCCGATTATGCTTTATAACATGCCTGGAAATGCCGGAGTCAATATCCCCCATCTCTAG
- a CDS encoding peptidylprolyl isomerase: MVQIKEGNTVSVHYKGTLDDGTVFDTSEGRDPLKFTVGAGQVIEGFDKAVLDMSIGDSKTVTIPAAEAYGEYEPNLMAEVPAEHIPGDLEPKTGEVLQVQTPDGHVFNALVVDVSEKGMMLDANHPLAGKALTFEITIVEIEE, translated from the coding sequence ATGGTTCAGATAAAAGAAGGTAACACGGTATCAGTGCATTACAAGGGCACTTTAGATGATGGTACAGTATTCGACACTTCAGAAGGCCGTGATCCGTTAAAATTTACAGTAGGCGCAGGCCAGGTTATTGAAGGGTTTGATAAAGCGGTTTTAGATATGTCTATCGGAGATTCTAAGACAGTTACAATCCCTGCAGCAGAAGCATATGGGGAATATGAGCCTAATTTGATGGCCGAGGTCCCTGCAGAGCATATTCCAGGTGATCTTGAACCCAAGACTGGAGAAGTGTTACAAGTCCAAACACCAGATGGGCATGTTTTCAATGCTTTAGTTGTGGATGTGAGTGAGAAAGGCATGATGCTTGATGCCAATCATCCCCTGGCAGGAAAAGCGCTTACGTTCGAAATAACAATTGTGGAAATCGAAGAATAA
- a CDS encoding dihydrodipicolinate synthase family protein, whose protein sequence is MGIKDSSGNIVQIAEVIAGTKENKFSVFAGSGSFLLPTLLLGGVGGTLAVANVVPEYCVSLYNAWNNKELDKARELQLGLLELNAAVTGRFGIGGMKAAMEMAGYWGGKPRLPILPATETMREEIQRIYDRTISHFSRIEGKEY, encoded by the coding sequence GTGGGAATTAAAGATAGCTCTGGAAATATTGTTCAAATAGCTGAAGTTATTGCTGGGACAAAAGAAAATAAATTTTCGGTTTTTGCAGGATCAGGAAGTTTTCTCCTTCCTACCCTTCTACTTGGTGGAGTTGGTGGAACTCTCGCAGTTGCTAATGTGGTTCCTGAATATTGTGTATCCCTTTATAACGCCTGGAACAATAAGGAACTCGATAAAGCCAGGGAACTTCAATTGGGATTGCTTGAGCTTAATGCTGCTGTTACGGGACGTTTTGGTATTGGAGGCATGAAAGCCGCTATGGAAATGGCAGGATATTGGGGCGGAAAACCAAGATTGCCGATTCTCCCAGCCACTGAGACAATGAGAGAAGAGATTCAAAGAATCTATGACAGGACGATTTCCCATTTCTCTCGAATTGAAGGAAAAGAATATTGA
- the tpx gene encoding thiol peroxidase: MEKTGIVTMKGNPLTLIGPALSIGDKAPEFNVLDQNLTSKTLRDFSGCIKVISVTPSLDTPVCDLQIHWFNEDAANQPDDVAILNISMDLPFALKRFCATKGIESAIALSDHRDASFGTNWGVLIKELRLLTRAVFIADKDDIIRYIEIVPEATNEPDYEKALQALETIVR, from the coding sequence ATGGAAAAAACAGGAATCGTAACTATGAAGGGAAATCCGTTAACCCTTATTGGCCCTGCTCTTTCGATAGGTGACAAAGCTCCTGAATTCAACGTTCTTGACCAGAATCTAACTTCGAAAACTCTACGCGATTTTTCAGGATGCATTAAAGTTATTTCTGTAACCCCGTCACTTGATACCCCCGTCTGCGACTTGCAAATCCATTGGTTCAACGAAGATGCTGCCAATCAACCTGATGACGTAGCCATCTTAAATATTTCAATGGATCTTCCTTTTGCCTTAAAACGTTTTTGCGCTACCAAAGGCATTGAAAGCGCTATTGCTCTTTCTGACCATAGAGATGCCTCTTTCGGCACAAATTGGGGTGTTTTGATTAAAGAACTTCGTTTACTTACTCGTGCCGTCTTTATTGCAGATAAAGACGATATTATTAGGTATATAGAAATCGTTCCAGAAGCTACTAACGAACCAGATTATGAAAAAGCTCTTCAAGCTCTCGAAACAATAGTTCGCTGA
- a CDS encoding DNA-binding protein, translating into MENNVKITGVLHFIEGEKEQVSRMGKYVAFAVKQDTPWEDGNVRHDFLLMRAFGSTEQAWVLAHEEGTPVRVEGKLRSSAGSGEMYIQVDTIEEVKD; encoded by the coding sequence ATGGAAAATAACGTAAAAATAACTGGAGTATTACATTTTATTGAAGGCGAAAAAGAGCAAGTCAGCCGTATGGGAAAGTATGTTGCTTTTGCGGTAAAACAGGATACGCCATGGGAAGATGGCAACGTTCGCCACGATTTTCTTCTGATGCGGGCGTTTGGTTCCACTGAGCAGGCTTGGGTATTGGCTCATGAGGAAGGGACGCCTGTTCGCGTCGAAGGGAAACTTCGCTCTTCTGCTGGAAGTGGCGAGATGTATATTCAGGTAGATACAATCGAAGAAGTAAAAGACTAA
- the deoC gene encoding deoxyribose-phosphate aldolase, with translation MDFKNVEKIVDNTLLKQTATWADIKNFVLKSLPYHFRSLVIPPFAIEKVIHSSLSKNIPCFFSAVVGFPLGYTSIAIKCYEIDMYKNLDNALSDLDVVININNVKSGNWNEVDQEMSELCKSAKGKILKLIIETPLLSYEEIEQVCRIALNHKGIHFIKTSTGFCGKDTTLQEVEVIAKTINGEKGIKVSGGVRNLAQIQAFIDVGATIFGSSSGISIIEEARKR, from the coding sequence ATGGATTTCAAAAATGTAGAAAAAATAGTAGACAATACTCTGCTTAAACAAACGGCAACGTGGGCCGATATTAAAAATTTTGTTTTAAAAAGCTTACCTTATCATTTCAGATCTCTCGTTATTCCTCCTTTTGCTATTGAAAAAGTTATTCACTCTTCTCTTTCTAAAAATATCCCCTGTTTTTTCTCCGCCGTTGTTGGGTTCCCTCTTGGATATACTTCGATTGCCATAAAATGTTATGAAATTGACATGTACAAAAATCTGGATAACGCTCTTTCGGACCTTGATGTTGTTATTAATATTAATAATGTGAAGTCGGGAAACTGGAACGAAGTAGATCAAGAGATGAGTGAACTTTGCAAATCTGCCAAAGGAAAGATTCTTAAACTGATTATAGAAACACCTCTTCTCTCCTATGAAGAAATAGAACAAGTGTGCCGTATCGCTCTGAATCACAAAGGAATCCATTTCATAAAAACAAGCACAGGTTTTTGTGGAAAGGATACTACTTTACAAGAGGTGGAAGTTATCGCAAAAACAATCAATGGAGAAAAAGGAATAAAAGTATCTGGCGGTGTTAGAAATCTAGCTCAAATTCAGGCTTTCATTGACGTAGGAGCAACCATTTTCGGTTCAAGCTCGGGCATAAGTATAATCGAAGAGGCCAGGAAAAGATAA
- a CDS encoding IclR family transcriptional regulator codes for MVENKENPNKSQIRVIDRVFSILFFMGHAKEPLGVTEIAKSVDLPKATVYRILDSLITHRVVTEREGRYEIGPATLFLADAYRSQVVFSEIARPFLENLNHETKETIHLFIFDREELFYIDKLESPYQVRMHSRVGVKGSLINLSAGKAILSSLQWEDVCRILGVDATQELHEELEEIRLRGYAVDNERNEKGLRCVGSVIVNGSLKPLGGLSLSAPVYRFDSAMITDYGDKVHKTAQAISSALLQYEQKRFKK; via the coding sequence ATGGTCGAAAATAAGGAGAACCCAAACAAAAGTCAGATACGCGTTATAGATCGTGTTTTTTCTATTCTTTTCTTTATGGGACACGCCAAGGAACCGCTTGGAGTAACAGAGATCGCTAAGAGCGTGGATTTGCCGAAGGCAACAGTATATCGCATTCTCGACAGTCTCATAACACATAGAGTCGTAACAGAGCGTGAAGGGCGATATGAGATAGGGCCCGCTACTCTTTTTTTAGCTGATGCATATCGCTCTCAAGTTGTATTTTCTGAGATAGCACGTCCCTTTCTTGAAAATCTGAATCATGAAACCAAAGAGACTATTCATCTCTTTATATTTGACCGCGAAGAACTTTTTTATATCGATAAGCTTGAAAGTCCTTATCAGGTAAGAATGCATTCTCGTGTAGGAGTAAAAGGTTCTCTTATTAACCTTTCTGCAGGTAAGGCTATTCTGTCCTCTCTTCAGTGGGAGGATGTTTGTCGTATTTTAGGTGTGGATGCAACACAGGAACTTCATGAAGAGTTAGAAGAAATTCGACTAAGAGGATATGCAGTGGATAACGAACGAAATGAGAAAGGCCTTCGATGTGTTGGATCTGTTATTGTAAATGGTAGCTTAAAACCATTGGGAGGGTTAAGTCTCTCTGCGCCCGTATATCGTTTTGATTCTGCAATGATAACTGACTATGGTGATAAGGTTCATAAAACAGCGCAAGCCATAAGTAGCGCATTGCTTCAATATGAGCAAAAAAGATTTAAAAAATAA